The genomic DNA AGAATCATTATCAAGGCATCCCATGGCGTGGGGAGGCATAACTCTGCACAGTGGATCAATGGCAAAGTGGCGATGGGGTTGCGTGCATCCTGAACAATGGCTTTATTACCCTTCGGGCTTCGGGCTTCTGGCTCCTGGCTTCTGGCTTCGTTCTTCGGTAACAGTTCCGTTGCAAGGCCTATCCGTCCATCTTGGTCCCTGTGATTGACAGCAAACAagccaaatgcatttcaattaactgCTAACcgctacaaatatttccatttgtgtgCAGGTTTCCCCTGGCTGTGTGCGTCTGGTCAGGTGTGCTCCGTGTTGGAGCCACTTTTTTCGTGACCAAAGCGTagcaaaaccaaactgaaGCGAACCCGAAGCCGAACCCGAATCCAAACCCGTAGGAGAACAATTCCAGAACAGCGGTCAACTCATCAGTATGCTGTATAAATTAGAGCATCAAACGGCGCTTTGGCAACTCGGAATACTGGTCTATACTGTTACCTCTGTGGCCGCTCTTGCCCCATCAGAATTCAACGGCTGTGTGTAGACGTGCCTCTGcatgtgcctctgcctctgcctctgcctttgcctctccatgtgcatgtgcatgtgcatgtgatGCATCGCTGCTGCAATCGCTCCCAGCACTTGAATCCCGCACAGAGTTCAATGGCGAGTCATCGACGCAACTTGTGCATATATTGTAACTAAATTGATATCAATTTGTTATAATGGCTCTGCCATTATGGGCCGATTATATGGTTAAGctggccagagccagtgccagtgctggtTGGTTGCAATAAAAAACACTTTATTATGAGTACGACTATTAACAAAGGAGGCTTGTGCCAATGCTTGTCTGGATgcgactgggaatgggaatggactGGGAGTCAATAGCCCACAAGTGGATGGGTTGGCTCGTCATGGGTAATCCTAGATTGATTCCAATGGCCTTGCTAAATGCTGCACCGAGGAGCACGGAGCACGGAGCACGGAGcaccatgccatgccatgccacagcaGTGGAATTACCGTTTAAAACGGATGTTAAGTTGTCCGTTCCAGACACGACACCCGAGTGGCAGCAAACTCGTTGCCAGAACTAGTACTTAGTTGCATCCCACCAGTGTGCTGGAGAAATTTGAATAAAGACCGCGACAGCGGTCGAACTGGATTTATGTTGTGTGTTCAATTCTCGTTATGGATGTCCCCCGGCAGCCTGCGGCCTTGCTGGGGCTCTTTCCTGATTAAGTCATAAATCATTATCCACGTTACGTTTATGCAAATCTGTACACTGCAAGTGTGAATCCACAGGAAGCTAATTACTCAACGCAAGTTGGTTGCACTCAAATCTACGCTTTCgctggtttttttgttgcttttatagGAGATTTTTGAGCTGAGCTTAGCACACAGAGAGTGACCAATGGGCCCATCACATCCTCGTAGCTCATGGCAGTGCGATTTCCAACagatgttttttctgtttatttacttCGTGGGCGTTGCCCACAAAACGTTTCCACATTAACATTATAATTAGATCCCTGCCGTGGTTCGTACTATAAATAGGACCTGGCCGACAGGCTGGCGTACAGTTTAGATCCAGACCGATGGCAGACCTCGACTATACATCACATCTTCGCCTGATTCGCGACTACTGGGGCGAGTTCCGGTCTGTGCACGGACGCAAGAGGCCTGACCGAATCCCGCGTCCCGTCATGCACACCCAACGCGCCTTCCTGGTGTACGTCCAGCCGATTGAAGGCCATCTCTAGCTTCATTTAACATCTTAAATATTCTTGCAGTGCGATCTGTCATTATCCCAACAAGAAGATGACCTCCAAGCCCATGTACCGACCGTTCAACTGGTTTTTCCTGTGCAATCAGGCGCTGATGTTCACGGCCATGGCCTGTGCTGTGCACGAGTCCACGAACATCATCGACATGGGTGACGACCTAGTGTGGATCATTGGGGTAAGAGTAATCCAAAGACTCCACAATAAATATCAACATTAAATGCCCTTTAGGTGGCTCTGATCTGGACCAAATCATATTTCGTTCATGAGCACGCCAACGATATTGACGAGGTCATAAGGGACTTTGCCTACTACGACGAAGTGGTCCGTCCGAGCCACGATGACGATGAGATTTTGGAATGGCAGAGCTACGCGTACATCATAGAGTCCTACATGAGCATCAGCTTTTTTGCACTCGTGCAGATGTTCAGCATTGCCATTTGCTTGCAGCCGCTGTTTGGCGAGGGCCGACTGCCGTACCACGTGCTCATGCCCTTCGACTGGCATCGGCACGACCTCCACCCGTGGGCGCACTGGGTGGTCTATGTGTGGCTAAGCCTCAGCTCCCACCACAACTTGTCAACCATTCTGCATGTGGAGATCGTAGGCGTCAGCACGGTCATCCAGACAGCACTCAATCTCAAGCTACTCGGCATTGAGCTCCGAAAGTTGGGCGATCTCAAGTCCCTTAGCGACGAGCAATTCCACATTGAGTTCCGTCGGGTGATTCGCTACCACCAGCACATCATCAAGTGAGTGGTTGAGTGGCTCAGTGGTTGCTTCCTCCGCTAATCGAATCCCCATCTACAATTGCAGCTTGGTGGACAAGGCCAATCGTGCGTTCTACGCCACGTTCATTACCCAGATGATAGCCAGTTTTGCAATGATCTCGATAACCACCTTCGAGACAATGGTAGCCGCTGAAACTGATCCCAGGATGGCCTTGAAATTCGTGATCTTCACTATGATCGTGTTCATCCAGTTGTCCTCTTGGTGCACGGCCGGAAGCTACGTTCTCCATCTGGTATGTCTTCTGCCATCTCCTTGGGATGCATTGTCATTGTCACATTCACTTTCAGTCCACGGAGATCGCTCAGGAGGCGTTCGCAATCTCCGACTGGCACACCAAGTCTGTGCAAATTCAGCGGGATCTCGGCTTTATCATTCTACGCGCCCAGAAACCATTAGTCTTTGTGGCCGAGCCGTGTATGCCCTACACTCTGGGAACCTACATGATTGTAAGGAGAATCTAACGAAAATCTAATTACTTTTCCAATTACATTTCCCTTCTTTGCAGGTGCTCAAGCAATGCTATAGACTACTCGCCGTGCTGCGCGAGGCCATGTAGTGGATGAAcatctgcaaattaatttgttaaattagTTTCTAAGGTTAGCAATAAATACGAGTGTATTTGCTTATTGTTTGCTCTCTAGGAACTAGCCAGTAACCTCCTGATAGAGATTTCAGCAACATTTGTTCACAGGAACTCAAGTGACTCAAGTTGATTGAACTCTTCTATGGTTAGTTGGGGTTCGGTTCGTTTTGGCCATCATTTTGGATGATAATATTTTGCTATACGCTTCAAAAATTGTgaacaaacagaagcagcgcAGAGGCTGAATTTAACATGAATTTATATGACATTATTCATTGTTCttaatgatgctgatgatcTAATGGGGCACCCGAGCAGTCACGCGAATTCCCAGCTGGGTTCAATGAACGATCCAACCACCCATCGAGACACTTATCAGAATAAATCACGACATATCCATGACAGGTGTAACAATCGATCGATCTGCTTTAGTAAGACCCTCTGGCTGATGCCTGACTTCTATGAGAAGAGAAGAGCTCCAAGAGGATACAGCTTAGCCATCTTCCAGTATTATTTTCGAGCTTGTGGGTAGAACCAATGCCATACGAATGCTCTTCTTGCTGCTTGGGTTCCATGTAGATGCTGACCATATGTGCAAGTGATttgtgaaaataaaagttcGGGGCACCGGGGTGacgtttgcatttgcatggctcgtttggctgctgccgcgcCCAATGACACTCGGTGGCAACAATGGGGGCGGCCTACGCACACCCAGCGGCGACAGGTGCACCTGTCGAGTAGGAGGAGATGCTGCAGAGTGTctctggctgttggctgttagCTGCAGCCAGCCTCGAACTTATTCAGACGTGACACGCATTGTCATGTGCTGACCCATCGCGgcacaatgaaaatgaagagCGGTGATCGTTTAGCTGGACATGGAGGCAgctcagagcagagcagactctgctgctgctgctgctgctgttgctgttgcttttgcatgCCCTTCAGAGTTGGGAAAGTCGCCCATGTCCATGAAACGTTCAACGGCCAAAGTGTCATTCGGGCAGAACGGAGAGGCTGAGCTGCCTCAAACCATGGGGCCTGGCATGGGGATCCAACACACCCAATTCgggttggagttggagtggaTATAGAGAGGTTGGGTGGCTTTTGTCAACTCCgatctgttctgttctgttctgttctgttctggtctgctctggtcGGGTCTGGTCGGGTCTCGTCTGTTCGCCGCACTGATTAACATTTGAATGGCAATCCCCCAacatataaatgtgtgtggtacgcgtacgagtatgtatgggGGGGAGCATTTAGAACATTGTTCATTTGGCTCTTTGTTGCCGTCTCCACATCTAATTAATTCCCCTTTCTGACTATTGTTGCCATGGAGTTGTTGCCACGACTGCTGCCCCCGCTAATGGTAATCGCAATGGCCAGAACTCTGCCCCAGCACTGGcaatggtaatggtaatggtaatcGCAATGGTCCAACCACCGATCCCATGCGGAGTTCAATTTCAGAATTCAGTTTGTCGCGCCATATTCTAACGATCGGTCGGGTCTGGTccacatacaaaacaaatataaccATTAGCCGCCAGTTCATTTCGATTGATATAATTGCAGTGGCTTTATCCTTGCTCATTTAAAGGGTATTCACATACaatctacatatatactcgtaaggtgtttgattgatttactTGATTAGTTGAGTGCTTGAACCTCAACAAGGATATTTAGATCTAAGGATCTCAAATTCGAACTTGAACTGAAACGAAGTAAAGTGTTAAGTGGAACCACGTGCCAAGGACTCTAGTGATTTAGGTTATAGAGGATCAAGTAATAATTTAGTgcacaaataatttatttttgttggtttatcCCTACAAGAGAACCTAAACGGATCCAAGTATATGCAAGGATAACGCTCATTATGTGTCTTCAAAGTGCTGTgtccttttgctttgttgctttgAAGAATTTCACAAAAGTTTGAAAAGAATTTAGTAAAACATTCAACGCTCGGCTCTCTCTTCAGTCGGAGTACAGCCACCGCTCTGAGGTCAATGGCTAATGCTtttccaaaaaagaaaaaagagcaactGCCACTCAggcattgtgtgtgttctggGGAGAGCATAAATAGAATTGTGGACAATAAGCCGGAAGCGACATCCGGAGTCGTGGATCGATATGAGTCGAGCGACACGTAGCTTGGTTAGATTTTAGTTTAATGATCCAAATTCACGTTACGCATGGTGCACATTATGGCTGCAGacacaaattttgtttaactccactgccactgttcACGGGATTTTCCCCCCAACACTTTTCTGGTTCGGTTTGGGAGGGGAATTTCTGCTTATTGAGGTCGCATATTTCGTGTCATTTTGTCAGCCAATGAACTAATTAGATGATGTCGGATAAAGCAGCGCGACTAACCACCACGAGTTTGGGTTCTGTTTGCAATTTGTAGGTGGAAAACACGCAGCAGAAACGAGACGAGACCCCACAGATCGAGGCCAATAATGCCGCGATCCAGCTAGGAATCCCCCACAGACCACACAGATCGATATCGGAATCGAAACGATTATAGAATGAGACCCAAACTGGGAATGCATACGCTGCTGACGCTGACCCTGCTGGTCTGCCTCAGCCTAACAGCAATCCAAGGTGAGTGAGGAAGAGATTCTTCGTGAGACTTGTCTGAGATGCTCTCCCTCCTTGGCAGGCCAAACCACCTGCAAGAATGGCCTGGGGCGCGTGCTGTACGAGCGCCTGCCCAATCAGCAGCTTCAGGGCTACGATGACGATGTGGTGCGGGACACGGCTCCGCCCTTCAGGGTGCTGGAGAAGTGCCAGGATCTGTGCTTGCGCGACCGGACGGGCACGAACAACATGGTGAGAACCTGCACCAGCTTCGACTTCCAACCGGGCAGTCGGATCACCTCGTTTGGCGGCAACTCCGAGTACGAGGAGTCGCTGTGCTATCTCACCTCCGAGCAGGCAGGACCCGAGGGCATTGGCAGCTTGATGCTGGTGCCCAACAGCGTCCACTTCAACGAGATTTGTCTGACATGTGAGTGTGCCGAATGGTTGTGGCTCGAATTGTAGCTAATAATGAATCCCGTTTGTAACGTTTACAGCCAGTCGACCGGAGCGGGAGTGTCCCAGTCGGCGGTACGTTTTCGAGCGGCATCCGAGGAAGAAGCTAAAGCTGCCCATAAGCGACATCAAGGAGATCACGGCCGCCAATCGGTCGGACTGCGAGGACAAGTGCCTCAACGAGTTCTCCTTCGTCTGCCGATCGGCAAACTTTGACTCCACCATGCGCTCCTGCACGCTCAGCAGATTCACGCGACGCACCCATCCCGAACTGATGGAGGATGATCCCAACTCGGACTACCTGGAGAACACCTGCCTGAATGCCGAGCGGCGCTGCGATGGCCTGGCCGTGTTCGTCAAGGAGGAGAACAAGCGACTGGGTGGCCCCTTCGAGGTGGACATCTTCAACAATATGACGCTGGAGGAGTGCCAGACGATGTGCCTGCGTGCCGAGAAGTATGTTCCAGCCTGGCCTAATATCTCCATTTGGCTAATAACACTAATTGCAGATACTTTTGCCGCTCCGTGGAGTTCGACGATCAAAGCAAGCAATGCATTCTCTCCGAGGAGGACTCCATCTCGCAGAAGGATGACATTAGCATCAGCTCGAGTCCAACACATCATTTCTATGATCTTGTGTGCCTCGATAATCGTAAGTGGCTCCCGTGCAAAGACTCCACTCCAGCCGTGGCTCTCTTGGAGCCAACGACAACGGCGACAACAAGATTATAGTGCTGGAGTGGTGGAGTACCACGCAACGGTTGCTTCTTCTCGGCCATTTCcacatccatttccatttccatttcaatgtcTATGTTGTATGTTGTATTCCCGTTGCAGAACGAGCCAACGATTATCCAGATAACTCCGTCACCTCGCACCTCTTCTCGAGCGGCCGTCGGCCAGATACAGCATTCCAGCGTTACCGCAACTCGCGTCTCGGCGGCGAGTTTCACTCAGAGATCACCGGCCGTTCTCTGAGCGAGTGCCTGGACGAGTGTCTTCGCCAGACGAGCTTCCAATGCAGGTGCGTCTCATGCCGTTGTCTTGGCCTTAACCGTTGTACATTTCTTGCTTGTACCCTCTACTCTTCCATCAGAAGGGTTACCTTAGCTATAAGAGTTGTAGGTTTGTGTAACTGGCAGAACAGCAAAGATATTTCATCTCTCTTTTCCCATCACTATCAAAAGTATCTGCAAAACAATCAGCATTCTGTCTCAAGTAAAAGGCAAGGCGTCTCATAGTCGGAGTGCTCGACTAGAGTAGTTAGTCTTAGACttagttgttttattttactgttgcttttgccatcGTCTTCTGCCTTACTAACCCACGTACCCATCCCCCTTTCCCGCTCAATGACTGCCTCTCCGCACTCACCCATTTCCACACTAAATTGCAGGTCTGCGGTGTACAGCGATCGCTTTCGTACTTGTCGCCTCAGTCGGTACAATCAAAAGGACGGCATGCGCATTATATACGATGCTGATTATGATTACTACGAGAATCTAATGTGTAAGTGGCTACGAGGAGGTGCTAATGGACTGGCTAGTAATCTTTGGCACTggcttcttctcctcctgtCTATCTTCCAGTGAATGtggtgggcggcggcggcgccgAAGGCGATGCTGGCCACGGTGGCAGCGGCGCTGATGGCAAGCGACCTGGAGATCAGTCGGGCAGCAACTGGAGACAGCCTAATAAGCACGACGATCGCTATGGGTCAGGTGGTTCAACTGCCGTTGGAGGCGGAACCCATGGCGTGGCggttgggactgggactggcggTTCCCGTTTGCCTGCAGGCGAGGGCATTGACTATGGCCGACCATACGATCGCTATCCAGGCTTTGCCGCCAATGAATATGGTACAAATATCTCCCAATAGTTAGTGTTTTCGGATGATTTACTATAATTCCTACCTTAGCAGATCGATATCCGTATggaggtgctggtgctggtgctggccttGGCGGTGATCGCGATCGAGATCGTTATCCACCTGATCGCTATGGACAGGGTGCAGGCGGAGGCTCTCGCTACCCCAGCGGAGGTGATGGCATGGGATATGCTCGACCCTACGATCGCTACCCCGATGATTATGGTAAGTGATCTTCCTTCATGGCCAAATGGCATTCTAAAAACCAAGTAATGACACCTAAAGCAAAGAATTGACAACACCTCGCCTTACTGACAACTAATTtactaacctaacctaactcCACATCAGATCGGTATCCAGCTGTGCCAGTGGGTGCCAGTGGTGACCGCGATCGAGATCGAGATCGCGATAGGGATCGAGAGCGCTATCCCGGCGATCGGGACCGCGACCGAGAGCGTTATCCTGGCGATCGGGAAAGGGATCGTGATCGTGATCGGTTCGCTGATCGTTATCCGCCTCCGGATCGGTATGCGGATAGATATGGAGACCGGCGCTATCcggacagggagagagagagggatcgGGATAGGCTACCCTTCCGTCCGCTGCCGTATCCGGGCATCAATGACAACACTCTGCCCAGCGATCTGCCGCACACAAGGCCCTATCCCACGGATGACGATGCCCCGTTTAGGCCCTACGGCTATGGCGGTAGCCGCTACGGAGACAACAGATACGACAGTCGCTATCCCCCGCGCTATCCACCGCCAAACAGGGAGCGAGATCCCATCGGCGGCTACACTGGACGCGATGCCCCAGACAGCATATTCCCGGACAGACGGTATCGGCCCTCTTCCATGGATCCGGCAAGGTATCCATACGCGCCGGACTCCCGAGGACCACCGGGCCGATACGACGATATTGTGCACAGCGCCAGGCGCCCCGAGCCGGAGTCAGCAAAACGCTATCCACCAGCACCCATTGCACCCACGGGCAGTGCCAGCAAGTACGCCTCGACTCCGAACCGCTTCCCGGTAGGTAACGATCGCTATCCCATGGACATCTACAAGTACGGCAATCGGCTGGGACCCAGCGATCTAGGCAGACGTCCGGGTAAGTACCCGGGACTAACCAACTACCAGCCCAGAGACACCATTAACCCAGGCGGAGACGCAGCACAGTCCAGCAAAGATTAGCACTGACACAGAGACTCTTCATTTAGGATTGGATCGGCCGCCTCCCatctacgactacgactatgAGGAGCGCTATGGCGACAGGTATGGGCCCTACGATCGCGAGTATGATGGACCACCGGGACGACGACCTGCTCTGGGTGGCCCATACGGACGCTACGACACGCCCTTTAATCGTCCGTATGGAGGCGGTGGAGGTGGCGGCAATGGCCTAGATGATCGTCCCATTCCGCTACCCGGCATCGGTCTGTCCCACCCACCAACAGCTtatggaggagctgctgctcatgtgggtgtgggcgtgggcattGGCGCGGGACCGCCACGGCCACCGATAACCCGTTGCGAGGAGAGCGACAACTTTAAGCAGATAGCCGCCAGGCACAAGATGCGCCGCCACTATGTACGTCGCACACTGGTCGTGCCCAGCCTGATCCAGTGCGAGCGGGAGTGCATCGAGAGCCGCGACTTTGTGTGCCGCAGCTTCAACTACAGGTACGTGTTTGGGTGTAGCTGGAAGATACATGGCAGATAGATGATACAAGAGCGGCTACAAATAACCGAACGCGAATTCAATTTGCAGAGACACAGCCGCCTCCAGCTATGAGGATCGCGATCGCGATAGGGAGTCCTCCAATTGCGAGCTGAGCGACAGAGACTCGCGGGAGCTGGACATTCACGATCCGGGCACCTTTGACGCCTCCAACTATGATTTCTATGAGCGCAGCATCGGACGCAGCGATGGCGAATGCATGGATGGTACGagattaatatttaattgcatgAACATCCCGAAATGTATGAATAAATTACCCCACAGTGACGCAGACTTGCAACGAGGAGGGCAT from Drosophila subobscura isolate 14011-0131.10 chromosome E, UCBerk_Dsub_1.0, whole genome shotgun sequence includes the following:
- the LOC117889774 gene encoding uncharacterized protein LOC117889774 isoform X4 — its product is MRPKLGMHTLLTLTLLVCLSLTAIQGQTTCKNGLGRVLYERLPNQQLQGYDDDVVRDTAPPFRVLEKCQDLCLRDRTGTNNMVRTCTSFDFQPGSRITSFGGNSEYEESLCYLTSEQAGPEGIGSLMLVPNSVHFNEICLTSSRPERECPSRRYVFERHPRKKLKLPISDIKEITAANRSDCEDKCLNEFSFVCRSANFDSTMRSCTLSRFTRRTHPELMEDDPNSDYLENTCLNAERRCDGLAVFVKEENKRLGGPFEVDIFNNMTLEECQTMCLRAEKYFCRSVEFDDQSKQCILSEEDSISQKDDISISSSPTHHFYDLVCLDNQRANDYPDNSVTSHLFSSGRRPDTAFQRYRNSRLGGEFHSEITGRSLSECLDECLRQTSFQCRSAVYSDRFRTCRLSRYNQKDGMRIIYDADYDYYENLMLNVVGGGGAEGDAGHGGSGADGKRPGDQSGSNWRQPNKHDDRYGSGGSTAVGGGTHGVAVGTGTGGSRLPAGEGIDYGRPYDRYPGFAANEYDRYPYGGAGAGAGLGGDRDRDRYPPDRYGQGAGGGSRYPSGGDGMGYARPYDRYPDDYGLDRPPPIYDYDYEERYGDRYGPYDREYDGPPGRRPALGGPYGRYDTPFNRPYGGGGGGGNGLDDRPIPLPGIGLSHPPTAYGGAAAHVGVGVGIGAGPPRPPITRCEESDNFKQIAARHKMRRHYVRRTLVVPSLIQCERECIESRDFVCRSFNYRDTAASSYEDRDRDRESSNCELSDRDSRELDIHDPGTFDASNYDFYERSIGRSDGECMDVTQTCNEEGMEFTIRTPEGFLGRIYTYGFYDRCFFRGNGGTVNVLRISGPQGYPDCGTQRYGDTLTNIVVVQFSDNVQTSRDKRYNLTCIFRGPGEAVVSSGYIGAGSGSPIPIEYLPAENTLSSKVRLSILYQGRPTTTIAVGDPLTFRLEAQDGYNHVTDIFATNVVARDPYSGRSIQLIDRFGCPVDPFVFPELDKLRDGDTLEARFNAFKIPESNFLVFEATVRSCREGCQPAYCPGPAGRQEPSFGRRRRSLNATDMAELETVTEDGAQALALEGIKPLDAASSEDVIVVNSTTVSATLGQGQLNDTQTGEKSKENEEPEQVREMIEVFETREEIEKESYPRKLVAPVETVCMTPAEYHGLITAIILLMILLFSITLVAGLGYRRYWKSISKNRLVDRNSPIHSLGHSHSSIRTHERFTEIGHMPNMTGGGGGGGAGGGANQSASNRASNAFRTNMSMFGGSLHKTFATGNLARMCQLPVINPMRSAGQGSHQFEDPSEPIYTDPSLFERSRSLRSLTMVAESEDNQEV